One Amaranthus tricolor cultivar Red isolate AtriRed21 chromosome 1, ASM2621246v1, whole genome shotgun sequence DNA window includes the following coding sequences:
- the LOC130820565 gene encoding uncharacterized protein LOC130820565 — MAGNQGKGKGFFRGLLSGNRSRPTLLRGDPHERGVTGSARRARQEQAAIHSQAQRSSTLEQVRSRFERQSSLHSHTVGSGDDDTDYDESLSREESLGQDESACHPVDWTIVRGHAVKFKSRGQGSSGTSDQAGVSQAEDAAPRGRRRSQSADTDWLITPAQPGENVGFNH, encoded by the exons atggctggaaatcaaggtaaaggaaaagggttttttagaggtttattaagcggcaatagatctaggcctactttactgagaggtgatccccatgagaggggggttacgggatctgcaaggcgagcaaggcaagaacaagcggccatacatagtcaggcccaacgttcaagtaccctagagcaagtgcgtagtcgctttgagcgccaaagtagcctacatagtcatacggtcggctcaggtgacgatgatactgattacgacgagtctcttagtcgggaagagtctcttggtcaggatgagtctgcatgtcatcctgttgattggacgATCGTAAGAGGCCATGCTGTTAAGTTCAAGAGTAGAGGGCAGGGCTCGAGTGGCACTTCTGATCAGGCAGGAGTAAGCCAGgctgaggatgcggctccacgggggaggaggcgATCGCAGTCCGCGGACACGGACTGGTTAATCACACCagcccagcccgggg AAAACGTTGGATTCAATCATTAG
- the LOC130796702 gene encoding protein MAIN-LIKE 1-like yields MSDELYRVLPGTPLGRLPYIMHQHIDSALITAFVERWQPDTNTFHMPWGEMTIMLHDVQRILGIGIDGSLPVQPSDNEWQLGLAGLFGMPLSELRAKGHFTSGSINVGALLQLCHRSQSMDTQRTAYYMAIVGSTLLVDKTRVGMRPHPVVTVTADEADIAWGAVTLAHMYRQLGMATRTGCKTIAGCLTLLQTWIYEYFPAFRPHPRQADMPNKTRAEMWSPPKPIRELSRLIDCRSILDAMTEAQVEWTPYLTYDRSLLNEHPRTSYIGGITCFDIVEVYLPERTVRQLGFAQEIPPAPLRPTQALRPAQGSYSVTFASSCMFTEMWSRFPYCARVVEQAQRRASVPSEAAPDYVDWFRVSSHCFLIPGEGPAAAFGAADNRVEYFAAEFPTRLAPLLRMPAIAQMTPRERDAADMYLEDLRELFSEWQECRGRSPL; encoded by the exons atgtctgatgaatTGTACAGAGTGTTACCTGGTACTCCCCTTGGTCGGCTGccgtatataatgcaccagcacatcgacagtgctctcattacggcatttgtggaaaggtggcagcctgacaccaacaccttccacatgccgtggggggagatgaccataatgttgcacgacgtgcaacgcatcttgggaattggcattgacggttcacttcccgTGCAACCGTCTGATAATGAATGGCAGCTTGGCCTGGCCGGCCTTTTTGGTATGCCATTGTCGGAGCTGCGTGCGAAGGGGCACTTCACAAGCGGCAGCATTAATGTTGGTGcactgttgcagctatgccaccgttctcagtctaTGGATACTCAACGTAccgcctactacatggctatagtaggttccacgttgctcgtggataagactagagtcgggatgcgTCCTCACCCTGTTGTTACTGTTACCGCTGATGAGGCTGATattgcttggggtgcagtgacgcttgctcacatgtatcgccaactgggtatggcgacaaggactgggtgcaagactattgctggttgcctgacactgttgcagacatggatttacgagtacttcccagccttccgcccccatccGCGTCAAGCTGACATGCCGAACAAGACAAGGGCAGAGATGTGGTCCCCGCCGAAGCCAATCCGCGAGCTGAGCAGACTGATAGACTGTAGGAGCATACTGGATGCCATGACAGAGgcacag GTGGAGTGGACTCCGTACTTGACTTATGATAGGTCtttattgaacgagcacccacgTACCTCGTATATCGGTGGTATCACCTGTTTCGATATCGTGGAGGTCtatttgcctgagaggacagtgAGGCAGCTCGGTTTTGCACAGGAGATTCCCCCGGCTCCGctgagacctacccaagctcTGCGACCAGCACAGGGCTCCTACTCAGTTACATTCGCTTCTTCCTGTATGTTTACggagatgtggagtaggttcccttaCTGTGCCCGCGTAGTGGAGCAGGCACAGCGTCGCGCatcggttccatcagaggctgcccCGGATTACGTggactggtttagagtgtcttccCACTGTTTTCTCATCCCAGGTGAAGGACCTGCTGCTGCGTTTGGTGCTGCTGATAACAGAGTCGAATAT TTTGCTGCTGAATTTCCAACTCGACTTGCACCATTGCTCAGGATGCCAGCTATTGCTCAAATGACGCCTCGGGAAAGAGATGCTGCTGATATGTATTTAGAGGATCTTAGAGAGTTGTTTTCCGAATGGCAAGAGTGTAGAGGGCGCAGCCCCTTATAG
- the LOC130820484 gene encoding PKS-NRPS hybrid synthetase cheA-like, giving the protein MAYQDVHDNDPDFENLGDNIDYSDRFVTDREFDSVDDLHTWANEIALTIGFQFTRASYKKKEGRSRVSLYLRCHRYDKRSVDLHNLDNAPRPGSKSRGCGCKFMILGTSRNPKERPWTVRVFPGEKGIHNHPFFMYIDGQIRVNRMTVDIRQHIRDLSATGMQPAFIMSSIRRNFPRFYASMNQIYNERQSMRREEMDGRTPLQHCLYMATEHNYVVWRDLDSEDQLTRLLIANPTSIQMLRSWPHVVLIDTTYKTNKQKWPLCEIIGMTPTNHNFLVALCLMRDEAAVSYSWVLERLRDIYGTVQTPDVIVTDRDEGLSAAIHAVFPDVRHLLCVWHIGNDVENMVDKLCGGKKNQQGQLFRQTKWNPLVNSMTIADFENRWEGIVSTWSTRNRRVVQYLAGIWIPHKEKFVRAWTNDCLHLGNQTTSRVESQHSSFKYYLGSGNSSFDTLFKRAHAQITNQQSKIRQALEESKNSISRTSRLNFLRPLYRHGSCLLEKCGCVIQTTHGLPCACYCYLSIRSNGALYLDDIHPFWKTLKYLDAEEDANEEVRHANADDKEYFQSLVDEVLKFDPSVLRRVSQVLEHELHPDGDDIPEPEASPPRKGRPMTSRTLRRNKSAFEYSRSSSRGRGSRSSSRGRSSGRSSSRSHQSSVGINFSFNLSDGAAGRDFSLFSWPDHIPFILPPYLFDWIDVIGDGNCGFRAIAATELGGEEAWPLLRRAMSLEMETHREQYARLYLSADSVEEAIFRVGAHNKGPAPYDHWLEATTLYSAATFLNIAIAYYGSADGHPMYNCLVLPLRRTGGMHGVNKLIHILWVNGNHYVQLLMNDDSSPLPPVQQNWRAANNSCADLERQYRNRISLWSRMCNIQRQQHNNTAGDAVNLDSP; this is encoded by the exons ATGGCATACCAAGACGTGCATGATAACGAtccg gactttgaaaatttaggagataatatagattattctgatagatttgttaccgatagagaatttgattctgtagatgatttacatacttgggctaatgagatagcactaacaattggatttcaatttacacgtgcttcatataaaaaaaaagaagggcgttctagagtgagtctgtacttaagatgtcaccgttacgataaaagaagtgttgatttgcataacttagacaatgctcCCCGACCAGGTTCCAAAAGTAggggttgtgggtgtaaatttatgattttaggaactagtcgtaacccaaaggaaagaccttggacggttagagtgtttcctggtgaaaaaggaatacataaccatccgttcttcatgtacatagatggtcaaataagagtaaataggatgactgtggatatcaggcagcacatacgagatctaagtgcaactggcatgcaaccagcatttataatgtcttcaattagaagaaattttcctcgtttttatgctagtatgaatcaaatttacaatgagaGACAGTCAatgaggagagaagagatggatggtaggactcctcttcaacactgtctgtatatggccacggagcataattatgtagtttggagggacttggatagtgaggatcagttgactagattattgattgcgaatccaacttctatccagatgctacgttcgtggccccatgttgtgttgatagacacaacgtacaaaacgaataagcaaaagtggcccctttgcgaaatcattggaatgacgccaacgaatcataatttcttggttgcattatgtttgatgcgagatgaggcggctgtgtcttattcttgggtgttggagaggttgagggatatttacgggACAGTGCAGACGCCGGAtgtaatcgtaacggatcgggatgagggtttgtctgcagctattcatgctgtctttccag atgtacgacatctattatgcgtatggcatattggcaatgacgtggagaacatggtcgataaattgtgtggcggcaagaaaaatcaacagggccagttattcaggcaaacaaaatggaaccccttggttaacagtaTGACGATCGCCGATtttgaaaacagatgggaagggattgtttccacttggtcgactaggaacCGGAGAGTCGTGCAATATTTGGCAGGAATatggattcctcacaaagagaaatttgtgcgtgcgtggacgaatgattgtttgcacttgggtaaccagactaccagtcgAGTTGAAAGTcaacactcttccttcaagtactacttgggtagcggtaatagctcattcgatacgctgtttaaaagggcgcacgcacaaattacgaatcaacaatcaaaaataagacAAGCTCTTGAGGAATCTAAGAATTCCATTTCAAGAACGTCACGACTAAATTTTCTACgaccgttgtatcgtcat GGCAGTTGTCTTTTAGAAAAATGCGGTTGTGTCATTCAAACAACCCACGGATTACCATgcgcgtgttactgttacttgtcTATCAGGTCTaatggtgctttgtacttggacgatatacatccgttttggaaaacgttaaagtaTTTAGATGCAGAAGAAGACGCGAACGAAgaagtacggcacgcaaacgccgatgataaagagtactttcaatcgttggtggatgaagttttaaaattCGACCCCTCAGTACTACGACGCgtctctcaggtacttgaacatgaGCTGCACCCCGATGGTGACGACATACCTGAGCCCGaagcaagtccaccgaggaaaggaagaccaatgacaagcagaaccttgaggagaaacaaaagtgcgttTGAGTACAGTAGATCGTCCTCAAGGGGTCGCGGATCAAGATCATCATCACGCGGGAGATCCAGTGGTAGATCAAGCAGCCGGTCGCATCAatcgtcagttggaattaacttcagtttcaacttatcag ATGGTGcagcaggtcgtgatttttcacttttttcgtGGCCAGATCACATTCCATTTATTCTTCCGCCATatctgtttgattggattgatgttataggtgacggtaattgtggatttagagctattgccgccacagagttagggggtgaggaagcatggcctctgttacgacgtgcaatgagtttggaaatggaaacGCATAGAGAACAATATGCACGCTTATATTTATCAGCAGATTCGGTGGAGGAAGCTATATTCAGAGTTGGTGCCCACAATAAAGGACCTGCTCCGTACGATCACTGGTTGGAAGCGACAACACTGTATTCTGCAGCAACATTTTTAAACATAGCAATTGCGTATTATGGCTCTGCGGATGGTCATCCAATGTACAATTGTTTAGTGCTTCCTTTAAGAAGAACAGGGGGAATGCATGGCGtaaataaacttatacatattctttgggtaaacgggaatcattatgttcagcttttaatgaacgatgattcatctccactgccgccagtccaaCAAAATTGGAGAGCAGCTAACAATTCATGTGCAGATTTAGAAAGACAATATCGTAATAGGATATCACTTTGGAGTAGAATGTGCAACATACAACGACAACAGCATAATAACACCGCCGGAGACGCGGTGAATTTAGATTCTCCATAg